The Parachlamydia acanthamoebae genome includes a region encoding these proteins:
- a CDS encoding NADH:flavin oxidoreductase/NADH oxidase: MEKEKHHAPICHGCTAGSDHDREIPDIDLLSPLKIRGITLRNRIVMSPMCQYSAIEGMPNDWHLVHLGSRAAGGVSLVVVEATAVTRDGRITPFDMGIWSDDHIGPHSRLVEFVQSQGAVPAIQLAHAGRKASCDVPWRGGACLKTVQEGGWTTVAPSPIPFLDTDPRPEELNEEGIYEMIKAFENACKRALKAGYKLIEIHSAHGYLLHQFLSPISNQRTDQYGGSLENRMRLLLQVAERLRGIIPDDLPLFVRISGTDWVEGGWDIQQSVVLAGKLKALGIDLIDVSSGGMVPKAQIPVGKGYQVPLARQVRDEAKILTGAVGLITEPQYANEIVTSGDADLVFIGRELLREPYWALKAEHLIANQPPAWPVQYGYAVERRHK; encoded by the coding sequence ATGGAAAAAGAAAAACATCATGCACCCATTTGTCATGGGTGTACAGCGGGAAGTGACCATGATCGGGAAATCCCTGATATTGATTTATTAAGCCCCTTAAAAATTCGAGGGATTACCTTACGCAATCGCATCGTGATGTCTCCCATGTGTCAATACAGTGCCATCGAGGGGATGCCGAATGATTGGCATTTAGTGCACTTAGGAAGTCGGGCAGCGGGTGGGGTTTCGCTTGTGGTTGTGGAAGCCACTGCTGTGACAAGAGATGGACGAATTACACCTTTTGATATGGGAATTTGGAGTGATGATCACATTGGTCCTCACTCCCGCTTAGTTGAATTTGTTCAGAGTCAAGGTGCTGTACCCGCGATTCAGCTTGCCCATGCAGGACGAAAAGCAAGCTGCGATGTGCCATGGAGAGGTGGGGCTTGCTTAAAGACCGTGCAAGAGGGCGGTTGGACAACTGTTGCTCCTAGCCCAATTCCTTTCCTAGACACAGATCCCCGTCCCGAAGAATTAAATGAAGAAGGGATCTATGAAATGATAAAGGCCTTTGAAAATGCCTGTAAAAGAGCGTTAAAAGCTGGATATAAGCTCATTGAGATTCACTCAGCACACGGATATCTCCTCCATCAATTTCTTTCGCCCATTAGCAATCAGCGTACGGATCAATATGGGGGAAGCTTGGAAAACCGGATGCGCTTGCTTCTGCAAGTCGCCGAAAGACTCCGCGGAATCATCCCAGACGATCTTCCTCTATTTGTGAGAATTTCGGGAACGGATTGGGTGGAAGGGGGGTGGGATATTCAACAATCTGTCGTTCTGGCAGGAAAACTTAAGGCCTTGGGAATTGATTTAATCGATGTCTCTTCTGGTGGCATGGTACCAAAAGCTCAAATCCCTGTGGGAAAAGGCTACCAAGTTCCTTTGGCTAGACAGGTGCGCGATGAAGCTAAAATTTTGACGGGTGCTGTTGGATTAATCACAGAGCCTCAGTATGCAAATGAGATTGTGACGAGTGGGGATGCGGATTTAGTTTTTATTGGACGAGAATTACTCCGAGAACCTTACTGGGCTTTGAAGGCGGAACACCTCATCGCTAATCAACCTCCCGCATGGCCTGTTCAATATGGATATGCGGTGGAGAGAAGGCACAAATAA
- a CDS encoding NUDIX hydrolase: MQTFQVAPITITAFIIKKAEPYDQYLILRRCSSHFFGSWQPVTGGIEDGETAWEAALREIQEETDLQPDRFYAGEVVEIYYEVYRNAVVTVPVFVAFIDTPQEVATSPTEHDAFLWLPYEEAFSYLEFAEQRRALTYVHENFIRRKPSELLRIEIPQSVG; the protein is encoded by the coding sequence ATGCAAACCTTTCAAGTTGCACCTATCACAATTACGGCGTTTATCATCAAAAAAGCAGAGCCGTATGATCAATATCTCATTCTACGCAGGTGCAGCTCCCATTTTTTTGGTAGCTGGCAACCAGTTACCGGGGGCATAGAGGACGGAGAAACGGCTTGGGAAGCCGCTCTTCGAGAAATTCAAGAAGAAACCGATCTTCAACCGGACAGATTTTATGCGGGTGAAGTGGTCGAGATTTATTACGAAGTGTATCGCAATGCCGTTGTCACAGTCCCTGTTTTTGTGGCTTTTATCGACACCCCACAAGAAGTTGCCACATCCCCAACTGAGCATGACGCCTTTTTATGGTTACCCTACGAAGAAGCATTCAGCTATCTAGAATTCGCTGAGCAACGACGAGCTCTCACTTATGTACATGAGAATTTTATACGCCGCAAACCAAGTGAATTGTTGCGCATTGAAATCCCCCAAAGTGTTGGCTAA